In Bombus fervidus isolate BK054 chromosome 13, iyBomFerv1, whole genome shotgun sequence, a single genomic region encodes these proteins:
- the LOC139993640 gene encoding mitochondrial amidoxime-reducing component 1 isoform X5 — MQQHPYWRSTIAITCSVVVILAAAVWTIRKTSHEKRKRSRTNDSKEPDKVNANVNSENNINNKNEVTREENVNVEENEERNDKQSPNDKEYPNDEERPNDEERPNDEERPNDEERPNDEERPNDEECPKDDTIAELPDPKWEKVGQIQELYMYPLKSGRGKNVRECDFTEYGMKLDDAGKFTLRDRMFLVYNEETGRFQTGRQYPTLILVSLSAVDENKVKLEAVGMPSVIFEVPKDLKNASEAVQCKMWWGEPVKCIDCGTEPAEWISRFLTGTTSGLRLGYTMMDRRNVFVEPWKKFTQVYRTLRSEDTGLFSDLASYMLMTTSSVEQLNEKLETPVSSLQFRPNILVSTQQPFEEDEWEWIKIGERVVIRNVKPCSRCKLVGVNPENGVMDTEEPLKTLKSYDQIHYLHRARG, encoded by the exons ATGCAACAACACCCG TACTGGCGCTCAACCATCGCGATAACGTGCAGTGTCGTGGTCATCCTCGCGGCTGCTGTTTGGACTATAAGGAAAACTTCTCATGAAAAACGGAAGCGGTCTCGAACAAATGATTCAAAAGAGCCAGACAAAGTGAACGCGAATGTTAATAGCGAGAATAACATAAATAACAAGAACGAAGTAACTCGcgaagaaaatgtaaatgtggaggaaaatgaagaaagaaacgacaaACAATCTCCAAACGACAAGGAATATCCGAACGATGAGGAACGTCCAAACGACGAGGAACGTCCAAACGATGAGGAACGCCCAAACGATGAGGAACGTCCAAACGATGAAGAACGTCCAAACGATGAGGAATGTCCAAAAGACGATACGATTGCCGAATTACCAGATCCAAAATGGGAGAAGGTTGGCCAGATTCAAGAGCTATATATGTATCCATTGAAGTCTGGACGTGGAAAGAATGTAAGGGAATGTGACTTCACCGAGTATGGAATGAAATTGGACGATGCAGGAAAGTTCACCCTCAGGGACAG AATGTTTCTAGTGTACAACGAGGAAACTGGACGCTTCCAAACCGGAAGACAATACCCAACCTTGATCCTAGTGAGTTTATCGGCGGTGGATGAGAACAAGGTGAAGTTGGAGGCCGTAGGGATGCCCAGTGTGATCTTCGAGGTTCCAAAGGACTTGAAGAACGCGTCTGAAGCCGTACAGTGCAAAATGTGGTGGGGAGAGCCGGTGAAGTGTATCGATTGTGGCACGGAACCCGCCGAATGGATATCGAG ATTTCTGACTGGAACGACTTCTGGTCTTCGATTGGGGTACACGATGATGGATAGAAGAAACGTTTTCGTCGAACCGTGGAAAAAATTCACTCAAGTATATCGGACACTTAGAAGCGAAGATACC GGGTTGTTCAGTGACCTGGCCAGTTATATGTTAATGACCACAAGCTCCGTTGAACAACTGAACGAGAAATTAGAGACACCAGTGTCTTCTCTACAATTCCGTCCAAATATTTTGGTCTCCACGCAACAACCATTCGAGGAAGATGAATGGGAATGGATTAAAATCGGTGAACGCGTCGTGATCAGGAACGTCAAGCCGTGCTCACG GTGCAAACTAGTGGGCGTGAATCCAGAAAACGGTGTGATGGACACGGAGGAGCCGTTGAAGACTTTGAAATCGTACGACCAGATACACTATCTTCATCGAGCACGTGGATAA
- the LOC139993640 gene encoding mitochondrial amidoxime-reducing component 1 isoform X2, giving the protein MQQHPYWRSTIAITCSVVVILAAAVWTIRKTSHEKRKRSRTNDSKEPDKVNANVNSENNINNKNEVTREENVNVEENEERNDKQSPNDKEYPNDEERPNDEERPNDEERPNDEERPNDEERPNDEECPKDDTIAELPDPKWEKVGQIQELYMYPLKSGRGKNVRECDFTEYGMKLDDAGKFTLRDRMFLVYNEETGRFQTGRQYPTLILVSLSAVDENKVKLEAVGMPSVIFEVPKDLKNASEAVQCKMWWGEPVKCIDCGTEPAEWISRFLTGTTSGLRLGYTMMDRRNVFVEPWKKFTQVYRTLRSEDTGLFSDLASYMLMTTSSVEQLNEKLETPVSSLQFRPNILVSTQQPFEEDEWEWIKIGERVVIRNVKPCSRCKLVGVNPENGVMDTEEPLKTLKSEPTDPERISLEGKAPVMGIYCGLYVTGRVKIGDEVFIHRSNDSSVELNHREAENPR; this is encoded by the exons ATGCAACAACACCCG TACTGGCGCTCAACCATCGCGATAACGTGCAGTGTCGTGGTCATCCTCGCGGCTGCTGTTTGGACTATAAGGAAAACTTCTCATGAAAAACGGAAGCGGTCTCGAACAAATGATTCAAAAGAGCCAGACAAAGTGAACGCGAATGTTAATAGCGAGAATAACATAAATAACAAGAACGAAGTAACTCGcgaagaaaatgtaaatgtggaggaaaatgaagaaagaaacgacaaACAATCTCCAAACGACAAGGAATATCCGAACGATGAGGAACGTCCAAACGACGAGGAACGTCCAAACGATGAGGAACGCCCAAACGATGAGGAACGTCCAAACGATGAAGAACGTCCAAACGATGAGGAATGTCCAAAAGACGATACGATTGCCGAATTACCAGATCCAAAATGGGAGAAGGTTGGCCAGATTCAAGAGCTATATATGTATCCATTGAAGTCTGGACGTGGAAAGAATGTAAGGGAATGTGACTTCACCGAGTATGGAATGAAATTGGACGATGCAGGAAAGTTCACCCTCAGGGACAG AATGTTTCTAGTGTACAACGAGGAAACTGGACGCTTCCAAACCGGAAGACAATACCCAACCTTGATCCTAGTGAGTTTATCGGCGGTGGATGAGAACAAGGTGAAGTTGGAGGCCGTAGGGATGCCCAGTGTGATCTTCGAGGTTCCAAAGGACTTGAAGAACGCGTCTGAAGCCGTACAGTGCAAAATGTGGTGGGGAGAGCCGGTGAAGTGTATCGATTGTGGCACGGAACCCGCCGAATGGATATCGAG ATTTCTGACTGGAACGACTTCTGGTCTTCGATTGGGGTACACGATGATGGATAGAAGAAACGTTTTCGTCGAACCGTGGAAAAAATTCACTCAAGTATATCGGACACTTAGAAGCGAAGATACC GGGTTGTTCAGTGACCTGGCCAGTTATATGTTAATGACCACAAGCTCCGTTGAACAACTGAACGAGAAATTAGAGACACCAGTGTCTTCTCTACAATTCCGTCCAAATATTTTGGTCTCCACGCAACAACCATTCGAGGAAGATGAATGGGAATGGATTAAAATCGGTGAACGCGTCGTGATCAGGAACGTCAAGCCGTGCTCACG GTGCAAACTAGTGGGCGTGAATCCAGAAAACGGTGTGATGGACACGGAGGAGCCGTTGAAGACTTTGAAATC GGAACCAACTGACCCGGAACGAATCTCGCTGGAGGGCAAGGCGCCAGTTATGGGGATATATTGTGGACTGTACGTTACTGGAAGAGTGAAGATCGGCGACGAGGTGTTCATTCATCGATCCAATGATTCGTCGGTAGAATTGAATCATCGGGAAGCAGAAAATCCTAGAtag
- the LOC139993640 gene encoding mitochondrial amidoxime-reducing component 1 isoform X4, with protein MQQHPYWRSTIAITCSVVVILAAAVWTIRKTSHEKRKRSRTNDSKEPDKVNANVNSENNINNKNEVTREENVNVEENEERNDKQCPNDEERPNDEERPNDEERPNDEECPKDDTIAELPDPKWEKVGQIQELYMYPLKSGRGKNVRECDFTEYGMKLDDAGKFTLRDRMFLVYNEETGRFQTGRQYPTLILVSLSAVDENKVKLEAVGMPSVIFEVPKDLKNASEAVQCKMWWGEPVKCIDCGTEPAEWISRFLTGTTSGLRLGYTMMDRRNVFVEPWKKFTQVYRTLRSEDTGLFSDLASYMLMTTSSVEQLNEKLETPVSSLQFRPNILVSTQQPFEEDEWEWIKIGERVVIRNVKPCSRCKLVGVNPENGVMDTEEPLKTLKSFREPTDPERISLEGKAPVMGIYCGLYVTGRVKIGDEVFIHRSNDSSVELNHREAENPR; from the exons ATGCAACAACACCCG TACTGGCGCTCAACCATCGCGATAACGTGCAGTGTCGTGGTCATCCTCGCGGCTGCTGTTTGGACTATAAGGAAAACTTCTCATGAAAAACGGAAGCGGTCTCGAACAAATGATTCAAAAGAGCCAGACAAAGTGAACGCGAATGTTAATAGCGAGAATAACATAAATAACAAGAACGAAGTAACTCGcgaagaaaatgtaaatgtggaggaaaatgaagaaagaaacgacaaACAAT GTCCAAACGATGAGGAACGCCCAAACGATGAGGAACGTCCAAACGATGAAGAACGTCCAAACGATGAGGAATGTCCAAAAGACGATACGATTGCCGAATTACCAGATCCAAAATGGGAGAAGGTTGGCCAGATTCAAGAGCTATATATGTATCCATTGAAGTCTGGACGTGGAAAGAATGTAAGGGAATGTGACTTCACCGAGTATGGAATGAAATTGGACGATGCAGGAAAGTTCACCCTCAGGGACAG AATGTTTCTAGTGTACAACGAGGAAACTGGACGCTTCCAAACCGGAAGACAATACCCAACCTTGATCCTAGTGAGTTTATCGGCGGTGGATGAGAACAAGGTGAAGTTGGAGGCCGTAGGGATGCCCAGTGTGATCTTCGAGGTTCCAAAGGACTTGAAGAACGCGTCTGAAGCCGTACAGTGCAAAATGTGGTGGGGAGAGCCGGTGAAGTGTATCGATTGTGGCACGGAACCCGCCGAATGGATATCGAG ATTTCTGACTGGAACGACTTCTGGTCTTCGATTGGGGTACACGATGATGGATAGAAGAAACGTTTTCGTCGAACCGTGGAAAAAATTCACTCAAGTATATCGGACACTTAGAAGCGAAGATACC GGGTTGTTCAGTGACCTGGCCAGTTATATGTTAATGACCACAAGCTCCGTTGAACAACTGAACGAGAAATTAGAGACACCAGTGTCTTCTCTACAATTCCGTCCAAATATTTTGGTCTCCACGCAACAACCATTCGAGGAAGATGAATGGGAATGGATTAAAATCGGTGAACGCGTCGTGATCAGGAACGTCAAGCCGTGCTCACG GTGCAAACTAGTGGGCGTGAATCCAGAAAACGGTGTGATGGACACGGAGGAGCCGTTGAAGACTTTGAAATC TTTCAGGGAACCAACTGACCCGGAACGAATCTCGCTGGAGGGCAAGGCGCCAGTTATGGGGATATATTGTGGACTGTACGTTACTGGAAGAGTGAAGATCGGCGACGAGGTGTTCATTCATCGATCCAATGATTCGTCGGTAGAATTGAATCATCGGGAAGCAGAAAATCCTAGAtag
- the LOC139993843 gene encoding uncharacterized protein, producing VSLGVLWYLDKPIPGSAHALRKLQELGKQLYLISNNSTISIDEYRKRLDSCGLDIKAKEIINTAKTISWYLKKIQFTGEAFVIATTQFRQVLIDDGFKLVPQDKTQILEHKRYEGLKCIEDDPAIKAVIIDFCFLCDWTRLALAISCLDRKDVLYICGCREEWLLYHGDKKILGSGPLIDLISRQSRRTPLEFAKPSENLKNYIFDICSIKDPSRCLMIGDSINTDMKFGAMCGFKKLFVNTGADKINEATMNNECCPDFYIPSLALLNPLIDSLQNESAN from the exons GTATCATTAGGTGTCCTTTGGTATCTTGATAAACCGATCCCTGGTTCGGCGCATGCGCTTCGAAAACTACAGGAGCTAGGCAAGCAGCTGTATCTCATAAGCAACAACAGCACCATAAGCATAGACGAATACCGCAAGCGACTAGATTCATGCGGACTAGATATCAAAGCG aaagaaataataaacacCGCGAAAACGATCAGCTGGTATCTGAAGAAGATTCAGTTCACGGGCGAAGCTTTCGTGATTGCTACGACACAATTCCGACAAGTTTTAATCGACGATGGATTTAAACTCGTACCACAGGAT AAAACTCAGATCCTAGAGCATAAACGATACGAAGGACTAAAGTGTATCGAGGATGATCCAGCTATTAAAGCAGTGATAATCGATTTCTGTTTCCTCTGTGATTGGACAAGATTAGCATTAGCCATTTCTTGCTTGGATAGAAAGGATGTTCTTTATATATGCGGCTGTAGAGAGGAATGGCTCCTTTACCATGGCGATAAGAAAATTTTAG GTTCTGGTCCCTTGATCGATCTAATTAGCAGACAGAGCAGACGAACACCGTTAGAATTTGCCAAGCCTAGtgaaaatctaaaaaattacatttttgatATATGCAGCATAAAAGATCCAAGCAGATGTTTAATGATCGGCGACTC GATAAACACAGACATGAAATTCGGTGCTATGTgtggatttaaaaaattgttcgtcAACACGGGCGCAGACAAAATAAACGAAGCGACGATGAACAACGAGTGTTGCCCAGATTTCTATATTCCGAGTCTGGCGTTGTTAAACCCCCTTATCGATTCGCTGCAAAACGAATCAGCCAACTAG
- the LOC139993640 gene encoding mitochondrial amidoxime-reducing component 1 isoform X3 → MQQHPYWRSTIAITCSVVVILAAAVWTIRKTSHEKRKRSRTNDSKEPDKVNANVNSENNINNKNEVTREENVNVEENEERNDKQSPNDKEYPNDEERPNDEERPNDEECPKDDTIAELPDPKWEKVGQIQELYMYPLKSGRGKNVRECDFTEYGMKLDDAGKFTLRDRMFLVYNEETGRFQTGRQYPTLILVSLSAVDENKVKLEAVGMPSVIFEVPKDLKNASEAVQCKMWWGEPVKCIDCGTEPAEWISRFLTGTTSGLRLGYTMMDRRNVFVEPWKKFTQVYRTLRSEDTGLFSDLASYMLMTTSSVEQLNEKLETPVSSLQFRPNILVSTQQPFEEDEWEWIKIGERVVIRNVKPCSRCKLVGVNPENGVMDTEEPLKTLKSFREPTDPERISLEGKAPVMGIYCGLYVTGRVKIGDEVFIHRSNDSSVELNHREAENPR, encoded by the exons ATGCAACAACACCCG TACTGGCGCTCAACCATCGCGATAACGTGCAGTGTCGTGGTCATCCTCGCGGCTGCTGTTTGGACTATAAGGAAAACTTCTCATGAAAAACGGAAGCGGTCTCGAACAAATGATTCAAAAGAGCCAGACAAAGTGAACGCGAATGTTAATAGCGAGAATAACATAAATAACAAGAACGAAGTAACTCGcgaagaaaatgtaaatgtggaggaaaatgaagaaagaaacgacaaACAATCTCCAAACGACAAGGAATATCCG AACGATGAGGAACGTCCAAACGATGAAGAACGTCCAAACGATGAGGAATGTCCAAAAGACGATACGATTGCCGAATTACCAGATCCAAAATGGGAGAAGGTTGGCCAGATTCAAGAGCTATATATGTATCCATTGAAGTCTGGACGTGGAAAGAATGTAAGGGAATGTGACTTCACCGAGTATGGAATGAAATTGGACGATGCAGGAAAGTTCACCCTCAGGGACAG AATGTTTCTAGTGTACAACGAGGAAACTGGACGCTTCCAAACCGGAAGACAATACCCAACCTTGATCCTAGTGAGTTTATCGGCGGTGGATGAGAACAAGGTGAAGTTGGAGGCCGTAGGGATGCCCAGTGTGATCTTCGAGGTTCCAAAGGACTTGAAGAACGCGTCTGAAGCCGTACAGTGCAAAATGTGGTGGGGAGAGCCGGTGAAGTGTATCGATTGTGGCACGGAACCCGCCGAATGGATATCGAG ATTTCTGACTGGAACGACTTCTGGTCTTCGATTGGGGTACACGATGATGGATAGAAGAAACGTTTTCGTCGAACCGTGGAAAAAATTCACTCAAGTATATCGGACACTTAGAAGCGAAGATACC GGGTTGTTCAGTGACCTGGCCAGTTATATGTTAATGACCACAAGCTCCGTTGAACAACTGAACGAGAAATTAGAGACACCAGTGTCTTCTCTACAATTCCGTCCAAATATTTTGGTCTCCACGCAACAACCATTCGAGGAAGATGAATGGGAATGGATTAAAATCGGTGAACGCGTCGTGATCAGGAACGTCAAGCCGTGCTCACG GTGCAAACTAGTGGGCGTGAATCCAGAAAACGGTGTGATGGACACGGAGGAGCCGTTGAAGACTTTGAAATC TTTCAGGGAACCAACTGACCCGGAACGAATCTCGCTGGAGGGCAAGGCGCCAGTTATGGGGATATATTGTGGACTGTACGTTACTGGAAGAGTGAAGATCGGCGACGAGGTGTTCATTCATCGATCCAATGATTCGTCGGTAGAATTGAATCATCGGGAAGCAGAAAATCCTAGAtag
- the LOC139993640 gene encoding mitochondrial amidoxime-reducing component 1 isoform X1, with protein MQQHPYWRSTIAITCSVVVILAAAVWTIRKTSHEKRKRSRTNDSKEPDKVNANVNSENNINNKNEVTREENVNVEENEERNDKQSPNDKEYPNDEERPNDEERPNDEERPNDEERPNDEERPNDEECPKDDTIAELPDPKWEKVGQIQELYMYPLKSGRGKNVRECDFTEYGMKLDDAGKFTLRDRMFLVYNEETGRFQTGRQYPTLILVSLSAVDENKVKLEAVGMPSVIFEVPKDLKNASEAVQCKMWWGEPVKCIDCGTEPAEWISRFLTGTTSGLRLGYTMMDRRNVFVEPWKKFTQVYRTLRSEDTGLFSDLASYMLMTTSSVEQLNEKLETPVSSLQFRPNILVSTQQPFEEDEWEWIKIGERVVIRNVKPCSRCKLVGVNPENGVMDTEEPLKTLKSFREPTDPERISLEGKAPVMGIYCGLYVTGRVKIGDEVFIHRSNDSSVELNHREAENPR; from the exons ATGCAACAACACCCG TACTGGCGCTCAACCATCGCGATAACGTGCAGTGTCGTGGTCATCCTCGCGGCTGCTGTTTGGACTATAAGGAAAACTTCTCATGAAAAACGGAAGCGGTCTCGAACAAATGATTCAAAAGAGCCAGACAAAGTGAACGCGAATGTTAATAGCGAGAATAACATAAATAACAAGAACGAAGTAACTCGcgaagaaaatgtaaatgtggaggaaaatgaagaaagaaacgacaaACAATCTCCAAACGACAAGGAATATCCGAACGATGAGGAACGTCCAAACGACGAGGAACGTCCAAACGATGAGGAACGCCCAAACGATGAGGAACGTCCAAACGATGAAGAACGTCCAAACGATGAGGAATGTCCAAAAGACGATACGATTGCCGAATTACCAGATCCAAAATGGGAGAAGGTTGGCCAGATTCAAGAGCTATATATGTATCCATTGAAGTCTGGACGTGGAAAGAATGTAAGGGAATGTGACTTCACCGAGTATGGAATGAAATTGGACGATGCAGGAAAGTTCACCCTCAGGGACAG AATGTTTCTAGTGTACAACGAGGAAACTGGACGCTTCCAAACCGGAAGACAATACCCAACCTTGATCCTAGTGAGTTTATCGGCGGTGGATGAGAACAAGGTGAAGTTGGAGGCCGTAGGGATGCCCAGTGTGATCTTCGAGGTTCCAAAGGACTTGAAGAACGCGTCTGAAGCCGTACAGTGCAAAATGTGGTGGGGAGAGCCGGTGAAGTGTATCGATTGTGGCACGGAACCCGCCGAATGGATATCGAG ATTTCTGACTGGAACGACTTCTGGTCTTCGATTGGGGTACACGATGATGGATAGAAGAAACGTTTTCGTCGAACCGTGGAAAAAATTCACTCAAGTATATCGGACACTTAGAAGCGAAGATACC GGGTTGTTCAGTGACCTGGCCAGTTATATGTTAATGACCACAAGCTCCGTTGAACAACTGAACGAGAAATTAGAGACACCAGTGTCTTCTCTACAATTCCGTCCAAATATTTTGGTCTCCACGCAACAACCATTCGAGGAAGATGAATGGGAATGGATTAAAATCGGTGAACGCGTCGTGATCAGGAACGTCAAGCCGTGCTCACG GTGCAAACTAGTGGGCGTGAATCCAGAAAACGGTGTGATGGACACGGAGGAGCCGTTGAAGACTTTGAAATC TTTCAGGGAACCAACTGACCCGGAACGAATCTCGCTGGAGGGCAAGGCGCCAGTTATGGGGATATATTGTGGACTGTACGTTACTGGAAGAGTGAAGATCGGCGACGAGGTGTTCATTCATCGATCCAATGATTCGTCGGTAGAATTGAATCATCGGGAAGCAGAAAATCCTAGAtag